The Flavobacteriales bacterium genome window below encodes:
- a CDS encoding metal-dependent hydrolase, translating to MDSLTQIVLGAGVGELVLGKKAGNKAMLWGAIAGTVPDLDVFGALFTDPLHAMLNHRGFMHSIVFCALFAPLMGWFIHRVSKNKNISAREWSWLAWWSLVTHPLLDAFTTWGTQLFWPFEYRVTWNGVFVIDPLYTLPYIVFLILAMRKKKDDPKRFRYAKLGFYLSTGYLFFGLGMRLYSTSVFESSLREQGIAFDRSDVKPMPFTTFYWECTAEGKDVFYTGAWSVFGNASAIQYRSIPKQHELADVIGLSQHPDYKALQRNARGFYALELKGDTLEFHDLRFGQTDAISSHIEKRSNFVYLLQLKEGKIIFHRKAPAIAQGFSFLGEYFGKVFGN from the coding sequence ATGGATTCATTAACCCAGATTGTTTTAGGCGCCGGGGTCGGCGAATTGGTACTTGGCAAAAAGGCCGGAAATAAGGCCATGCTCTGGGGTGCCATTGCAGGAACCGTTCCCGATCTGGATGTTTTTGGCGCCTTATTCACCGATCCGCTTCATGCTATGTTGAATCACCGCGGATTTATGCATTCCATTGTCTTTTGCGCGCTCTTTGCTCCTTTAATGGGTTGGTTTATTCACCGGGTGAGTAAAAACAAAAACATTAGCGCAAGAGAATGGTCCTGGCTGGCCTGGTGGTCGCTGGTAACTCATCCTCTACTGGATGCATTTACTACCTGGGGAACGCAATTGTTCTGGCCGTTCGAATACAGAGTAACCTGGAATGGCGTATTTGTAATTGATCCACTTTATACCTTGCCTTATATCGTCTTTTTAATTCTCGCTATGCGCAAAAAGAAGGATGATCCTAAGCGATTCCGTTACGCCAAACTTGGATTCTATCTTTCAACCGGATATTTGTTTTTCGGACTCGGAATGCGTCTTTACAGCACTTCGGTTTTCGAGTCATCACTCCGTGAACAAGGCATTGCATTTGATCGCAGCGATGTAAAACCAATGCCTTTTACCACTTTCTATTGGGAATGTACCGCCGAAGGGAAAGATGTATTTTATACCGGTGCCTGGAGTGTTTTCGGAAATGCTTCTGCCATTCAATACCGCTCAATTCCCAAACAGCATGAATTGGCGGATGTTATTGGATTAAGTCAACATCCCGATTATAAAGCACTGCAGCGAAATGCCCGTGGATTTTATGCATTGGAATTAAAAGGCGATACCCTCGAATTTCACGATTTGCGTTTTGGACAAACCGATGCCATAAGTTCTCACATTGAGAAGCGATCGAATTTTGTGTATCTGCTTCAACTGAAAGAAGGAAAAATCATCTTCCATCGCAAGGCTCCTGCCATTGCACAAGGATTTTCGTTTCTGGGAGAATATTTCGGAAAAGTATTCGGAAACTGA
- the msrA gene encoding peptide-methionine (S)-S-oxide reductase MsrA produces MKSFYSLLLLMLILPLTAVSCRFDYNENLNAMDMENADTLKAQGLEVAVFGAGCFWCVEAVFQELKGVKSVMPGYCGGQTQNPTYEEVCRGNTGHAEVARIVFDPKVVSFDELLEVFWQTHDPTTMNRQGNDVGTQYRSAIFYHGEEQKQKAELYKKKLNESGAWDKPIITEISPATTFYPAEEYHRNYYINNPNQGYCRYVIAPKMDKFRKVFKDKLK; encoded by the coding sequence ATGAAAAGCTTTTATTCACTTTTATTGCTGATGCTTATTCTGCCCTTAACAGCTGTATCTTGTCGGTTTGATTATAACGAAAATTTAAATGCAATGGATATGGAAAATGCAGATACACTGAAAGCGCAGGGCCTGGAAGTGGCAGTTTTTGGAGCAGGCTGTTTTTGGTGTGTAGAGGCCGTGTTTCAGGAACTGAAAGGAGTGAAATCCGTTATGCCCGGGTATTGCGGTGGACAAACCCAAAATCCCACCTACGAAGAAGTGTGTCGTGGCAATACGGGGCACGCTGAAGTAGCACGCATAGTGTTCGATCCGAAGGTGGTTAGTTTCGACGAATTGCTGGAGGTCTTTTGGCAAACGCATGATCCTACCACCATGAACCGTCAGGGAAATGATGTGGGAACCCAATACCGTTCGGCTATTTTTTACCATGGCGAAGAACAAAAGCAAAAAGCCGAATTGTATAAGAAAAAATTAAATGAAAGTGGAGCATGGGATAAACCCATTATTACGGAGATAAGTCCCGCCACCACATTTTATCCGGCCGAGGAATACCATCGCAATTATTATATCAATAATCCCAATCAGGGTTATTGCAGGTATGTAATTGCGCCGAAAATGGACAAATTCAGAAAGGTGTTTAAGGACAAACTCAAATAA